A genomic segment from Candidatus Viadribacter manganicus encodes:
- the fabF gene encoding beta-ketoacyl-ACP synthase II, producing the protein MRRVVITGIGLITPLAANAPATWERLLAGKSGANKVEHVKVEDLPCRIACVVPRVDGRGGGADDPHAFDPDKVMSAKEQRRIEDFILYAIAAADEAVADSGWKPESDEDKNRTGVLIGSGIGGIEAIGNTAIQLERDGPRKISPFFIPSSLINLASGQVSIRHGFRGPNHAVVTACATGAHAIGDASRLIQYGDADVMLAGGAEATVGRLAMAGFCALRAMSTGYNDTPEKASRPYDKDRDGFVMGEGAGCVILEEYEHAKARGAKIYAEVKGYGLSGDAYHITAPADDGDGGFRAMSAALKNAGMTPGEIDYLNTHGTSTPLGDEIELKAIERLFGNSAAELSVSSTKSAIGHLLGAAGAVEAIFCALAIRDGMIPPTLNLENPSVETAIDLTPNTAKKKAVKAAMSNSFGFGGTNAAVILTAVD; encoded by the coding sequence ATGCGGCGCGTCGTCATCACAGGCATTGGTCTCATCACGCCGCTGGCTGCGAATGCGCCAGCGACGTGGGAGCGCCTGCTCGCGGGAAAATCTGGCGCAAACAAGGTCGAGCACGTGAAGGTCGAAGACCTTCCGTGCCGGATCGCTTGCGTTGTGCCGCGCGTCGATGGACGCGGTGGCGGCGCGGATGATCCGCACGCTTTCGATCCTGACAAGGTGATGTCGGCCAAAGAACAGCGCCGCATTGAAGATTTCATTCTCTACGCGATTGCAGCGGCCGACGAAGCCGTGGCCGATAGCGGCTGGAAGCCTGAAAGCGACGAGGACAAGAACCGCACCGGCGTTTTGATCGGTTCGGGGATCGGCGGCATCGAGGCCATCGGCAACACCGCGATCCAATTGGAGCGTGATGGGCCGCGTAAGATTTCGCCGTTCTTCATTCCAAGCTCGTTGATCAACTTGGCGTCGGGCCAAGTTTCGATCCGCCATGGCTTCCGTGGTCCTAATCACGCCGTCGTCACCGCCTGTGCAACTGGCGCGCACGCGATCGGCGATGCCTCGCGCCTCATCCAATACGGCGATGCTGACGTGATGCTCGCCGGCGGCGCTGAGGCGACGGTCGGTCGTCTGGCTATGGCCGGCTTTTGCGCTCTGCGCGCGATGTCGACCGGCTACAATGACACGCCGGAGAAGGCCTCGCGTCCATACGATAAGGACCGCGACGGCTTCGTCATGGGCGAAGGCGCAGGCTGCGTTATTCTTGAAGAGTACGAGCACGCCAAGGCGCGTGGTGCGAAGATTTACGCCGAAGTGAAGGGCTATGGCCTGTCAGGCGACGCCTATCACATCACGGCGCCAGCTGATGATGGCGACGGCGGCTTTCGCGCGATGTCTGCTGCGCTGAAGAATGCCGGCATGACCCCCGGCGAGATCGACTATCTCAACACCCACGGCACCTCGACGCCGCTTGGTGATGAGATCGAACTGAAGGCGATTGAGCGCCTGTTCGGCAATTCGGCGGCGGAGCTTTCGGTTTCATCGACCAAATCCGCGATCGGGCATTTGCTCGGCGCGGCGGGCGCCGTTGAGGCGATTTTCTGTGCGCTCGCGATCCGCGACGGCATGATCCCGCCGACATTAAATCTTGAAAATCCGTCGGTTGAGACCGCCATAGATTTGACGCCCAACACCGCCAAGAAAAAGGCGGTGAAGGCAGCGATGTCGAATTCGTTCGGGTTCGGCGGCACGAATGCCGCTGTGATCCTTACCGCGGTGGACTGA
- a CDS encoding acyl carrier protein, which translates to MSEVFERVKAIVIKHLEAPPEKVTDKASFIDDLGADSLDNVELVMAFEEEFGIEIPDDAAEHIQTVGDAVKFISEKQG; encoded by the coding sequence ATGTCGGAAGTTTTTGAGCGCGTTAAGGCGATCGTGATCAAGCATCTCGAAGCCCCGCCGGAGAAGGTGACCGACAAGGCCTCCTTCATCGACGATCTGGGCGCGGACAGCTTGGATAACGTCGAGCTGGTCATGGCGTTCGAAGAAGAGTTCGGCATCGAAATTCCGGACGACGCGGCTGAGCACATTCAGACCGTCGGCGACGCCGTGAAGTTCATCTCGGAGAAGCAGGGCTAA
- the fabG gene encoding 3-oxoacyl-[acyl-carrier-protein] reductase, whose translation MFNLSGKTALVTGASGGIGGAIVKALASQGARVALSGTRVEALEKVKAELGGDHVITPCNLSDTAAVDALVGQAEQALGGRLDILVANAGITKDGLLLRMKDDDFQNVLKINLEGYFRLSRAALKNMMKNRWGRIIGITSVVGVTGNPGQANYAASKAGMIGFTKALAAEVASRNVTANCIAPGFIASPMTDVLNDTQKAALLTKIPSGRLGEGSDVAAAAVYLASEEAGYMTGQTLHVNGGMAMI comes from the coding sequence ATGTTCAATCTCAGCGGAAAAACCGCGCTCGTGACGGGCGCTTCGGGTGGCATTGGCGGAGCGATTGTCAAAGCGTTGGCCTCGCAGGGCGCGCGCGTTGCGCTATCAGGCACGCGTGTCGAAGCGCTTGAGAAGGTCAAAGCCGAACTCGGCGGCGATCACGTCATCACCCCGTGCAATCTCTCGGATACGGCGGCCGTCGATGCGCTTGTGGGCCAGGCTGAGCAAGCGCTTGGCGGGCGGCTCGATATCCTCGTCGCCAATGCCGGCATCACCAAAGATGGGCTACTGCTGCGCATGAAGGACGATGATTTTCAGAATGTTCTGAAGATCAATCTCGAGGGCTATTTCCGCCTCTCGCGCGCGGCGCTGAAGAACATGATGAAGAATCGTTGGGGCCGGATCATCGGCATCACTTCGGTTGTAGGCGTCACCGGAAACCCCGGACAGGCGAATTATGCGGCTTCGAAAGCCGGCATGATCGGTTTCACCAAGGCGCTCGCCGCCGAAGTCGCGAGCCGCAACGTGACGGCCAATTGCATCGCCCCTGGCTTTATTGCATCGCCGATGACAGACGTGCTGAACGACACTCAAAAAGCCGCGCTATTGACGAAAATTCCCTCCGGCCGTCTTGGCGAAGGTTCTGATGTAGCAGCGGCCGCGGTCTATCTGGCCAGTGAAGAAGCCGGCTACATGACGGGTCAGACGTTGCATGTGAACGGCGGCATGGCCATGATCTGA
- a CDS encoding DUF1697 domain-containing protein, with the protein MPLQAAMLRGVNLGNRKVIMSELRELCEAAGFTQVRTLLASGNLVLNSKLTGAKLEAKLEAMILDGLGLKTEVFVRNLSELETVLAGNPFKAFTKTSASFMVVNFMRAPASKAELDAMAKSALTGEEWKQGEGCLYIKFPSGQGVSKLKMPKLGTARNWNTATKLAAALQGE; encoded by the coding sequence ATGCCGCTGCAAGCTGCGATGCTGCGCGGTGTCAATCTCGGCAATCGCAAGGTCATCATGTCCGAACTGCGTGAACTCTGCGAGGCAGCGGGGTTTACACAAGTGCGCACATTGCTTGCCAGCGGCAATTTGGTGCTCAATTCCAAGCTCACCGGCGCAAAGCTTGAGGCAAAGCTAGAAGCCATGATCTTGGATGGCCTTGGCTTGAAGACTGAGGTGTTCGTGCGCAACCTCAGCGAACTGGAAACAGTCCTCGCGGGCAATCCCTTCAAGGCGTTCACGAAGACCAGCGCTTCGTTCATGGTCGTGAACTTCATGCGCGCGCCGGCTTCGAAGGCCGAGCTGGACGCGATGGCGAAGAGCGCGCTCACGGGCGAGGAGTGGAAGCAGGGTGAGGGCTGCCTCTACATCAAGTTTCCAAGCGGTCAGGGCGTCTCGAAGCTCAAAATGCCAAAGCTAGGCACGGCGCGAAACTGGAATACGGCGACCAAACTTGCCGCCGCACTCCAGGGAGAATAA
- the fabD gene encoding ACP S-malonyltransferase, with product MSTAFIFPGQGSQAPGMGKGLFDAFGASREVFQEVDDALGESLSGLIFNGPEDQLTLTANAQPALMAVSMAAMRALEREFGVGVAKAAFVAGHSLGEYSALAASGALSVADAARLLRTRGNAMQAAVPVGEGAMAALIGKVDVALAEEIAKAGESGGVVVVANDNNVGNVVISGSKTGIDAALAYAAEKGARAIKLNVSAPFHSPLMQPAADVMAEALAAATIAPLIVPVVANVTARPVNEPATVRKLLVEQVTGRVRWRESIEWMSTEGAIERFVEVGAGKQLSGMVKRNARDAQAVALNEPAELEAFAKTI from the coding sequence ATGAGCACAGCCTTCATATTTCCCGGACAGGGAAGCCAAGCGCCCGGCATGGGCAAGGGTCTCTTCGACGCTTTCGGCGCCAGCCGTGAGGTGTTTCAGGAAGTGGATGATGCGCTCGGGGAAAGTCTGTCCGGCCTCATCTTCAATGGGCCTGAGGATCAGCTTACTTTGACCGCGAACGCCCAACCCGCTTTGATGGCGGTGAGCATGGCGGCGATGCGGGCGTTGGAGCGCGAATTCGGCGTCGGTGTTGCGAAAGCGGCGTTCGTGGCGGGGCACTCGCTGGGAGAATATTCGGCGCTGGCAGCGAGCGGCGCGCTCAGTGTTGCTGATGCCGCGAGGCTGCTGCGCACCCGCGGCAACGCCATGCAGGCGGCCGTGCCGGTCGGGGAAGGCGCGATGGCGGCGTTGATCGGCAAGGTTGATGTCGCGTTGGCAGAAGAGATCGCCAAAGCCGGCGAAAGCGGCGGGGTCGTGGTCGTCGCCAACGACAACAATGTCGGCAACGTCGTGATTTCCGGCTCGAAAACCGGCATCGATGCAGCTTTGGCTTACGCTGCTGAAAAGGGCGCGCGCGCTATCAAACTCAATGTTTCCGCGCCATTTCACTCGCCTTTGATGCAGCCTGCGGCAGACGTCATGGCTGAAGCGCTGGCCGCAGCGACGATCGCGCCGCTGATTGTGCCGGTGGTCGCGAACGTTACGGCGCGCCCGGTCAACGAGCCTGCAACGGTGCGCAAGCTTTTGGTTGAACAGGTCACCGGCCGCGTGCGTTGGCGCGAAAGCATCGAGTGGATGTCGACCGAAGGCGCCATCGAGCGCTTTGTCGAAGTCGGCGCCGGCAAGCAGCTCAGCGGCATGGTCAAGCGCAATGCACGCGATGCGCAGGCCGTTGCGTTGAACGAGCCCGCTGAACTGGAAGCCTTCGCGAAGACGATCTGA
- a CDS encoding energy transducer TonB, translating into MLRLVWAQLGLIALLSAFLTLNAAADPPAVSLPPPGVAVDPPAAPPPPPGTLVIGLRWTQQPTAGDFARLFPVRAMQENVGGRATLDCVVVDEGRLDCTVVSEDPPGYGFGSASLQISRAFRIAPETSDGTPTAGGRLRRTIRWVIA; encoded by the coding sequence ATGCTGCGACTGGTGTGGGCTCAACTCGGGTTAATAGCCCTCCTTTCAGCGTTTTTGACCCTAAACGCCGCTGCCGATCCGCCCGCTGTTTCGTTGCCGCCCCCAGGTGTCGCCGTCGATCCGCCTGCCGCGCCGCCGCCACCGCCTGGAACGCTGGTGATCGGTTTGAGGTGGACCCAGCAGCCCACCGCTGGGGACTTTGCGAGACTCTTCCCGGTTCGTGCGATGCAGGAGAACGTTGGCGGGCGGGCGACGCTAGATTGCGTTGTGGTCGACGAAGGCCGGCTTGATTGCACGGTCGTGTCGGAAGATCCCCCGGGCTACGGCTTTGGATCGGCTTCGCTTCAGATATCGCGCGCGTTCCGTATCGCGCCGGAGACAAGCGACGGTACCCCAACGGCGGGCGGGCGTCTGCGCCGTACCATCCGCTGGGTCATCGCCTGA